One genomic region from Nilaparvata lugens isolate BPH chromosome 3, ASM1435652v1, whole genome shotgun sequence encodes:
- the LOC111057127 gene encoding uncharacterized protein LOC111057127 isoform X2: protein MSSLTRKTTSSKKKRNRSSSQENKARSFESDIHKLRQMNLNSFSETQIDLQKRHRMTKFLSLPNISLAERSLIETDDFLPVPNNSRTPRLGIWKFISKKSISKIRQSSANEARRIIVLIWAFKKGFNDFKASTLAYCFMSTHEYFLDSLWRNQIEVYSFFKEILIRHTIEDSPLSNHVFTIYECKDCLLYFCDTYLQVLPLLRCRLMPNMRIKLSWQDKKGVNNGQNASTTK, encoded by the exons ATGTCTTCACTTACACGTAAAACAACCTCTTctaagaaaaaaagaaatagatCTTCATCTCAAGAGAATAAAGCAAGAAGTTTCGAAAGCGACATACATAAGCTGAGACAAATGAACTTGAACAGTTTTTCAGAAACACAGATTGATTTACAGAAAAGACACAGAATGACAAAATTTTTGTCACTACCAAATATTTCCTTGGCAGAAAGATCATTAATAGAAACTGATGATTTTTTACCAGTTCCAAACAATTCAAGAACTCCTCGATTAGGTATTTGGAAGTTCATATCGAAAAAGTCAATTTCAAAAATCAGACAATCGTCGGCTAACGAAGCTAGAAGAATTATAG TTCTGATATGGGCGTTCAAAAAAGGATTCAATGACTTTAAAGCTTCAACCTTAGCTTATTGCTTTATGTCTACTCATGAATATTTTCTGGATTCCCTCTGGAGAAATCAGATCGaggtttattcatttttcaaagaaatattgaTACGTCACACTATTGAG GACTCTCCATTGAGCAATCATGTCTTCACGATCTATGAGTGCAAAGattgtttattgtatttttgtgatACTTATCTACAAGTCCTACCTCTGCTGCGTTGTAGACTGATGCCCAACATGAGAATTAAACTTTCTTGGCAAGACAAAAAAGGCGTCAATAATGGGCAGAATGCATccacaacaaaataa
- the LOC111057127 gene encoding uncharacterized protein LOC111057127 isoform X1 yields MSSLTRKTTSSKKKRNRSSSQENKARSFESDIHKLRQMNLNSFSETQIDLQKRHRMTKFLSLPNISLAERSLIETDDFLPVPNNSRTPRLGIWKFISKKSISKIRQSSANEARRIIASLLEEKKLDSENISLTSTLILTVLIWAFKKGFNDFKASTLAYCFMSTHEYFLDSLWRNQIEVYSFFKEILIRHTIEDSPLSNHVFTIYECKDCLLYFCDTYLQVLPLLRCRLMPNMRIKLSWQDKKGVNNGQNASTTK; encoded by the exons ATGTCTTCACTTACACGTAAAACAACCTCTTctaagaaaaaaagaaatagatCTTCATCTCAAGAGAATAAAGCAAGAAGTTTCGAAAGCGACATACATAAGCTGAGACAAATGAACTTGAACAGTTTTTCAGAAACACAGATTGATTTACAGAAAAGACACAGAATGACAAAATTTTTGTCACTACCAAATATTTCCTTGGCAGAAAGATCATTAATAGAAACTGATGATTTTTTACCAGTTCCAAACAATTCAAGAACTCCTCGATTAGGTATTTGGAAGTTCATATCGAAAAAGTCAATTTCAAAAATCAGACAATCGTCGGCTAACGAAGCTAGAAGAATTATAG CTAGCTTACTGGAAGAGAAGAAACTGGACAGTGAGAACATTTCTTTAACAAGTACTTTGATATTGACAGTTCTGATATGGGCGTTCAAAAAAGGATTCAATGACTTTAAAGCTTCAACCTTAGCTTATTGCTTTATGTCTACTCATGAATATTTTCTGGATTCCCTCTGGAGAAATCAGATCGaggtttattcatttttcaaagaaatattgaTACGTCACACTATTGAG GACTCTCCATTGAGCAATCATGTCTTCACGATCTATGAGTGCAAAGattgtttattgtatttttgtgatACTTATCTACAAGTCCTACCTCTGCTGCGTTGTAGACTGATGCCCAACATGAGAATTAAACTTTCTTGGCAAGACAAAAAAGGCGTCAATAATGGGCAGAATGCATccacaacaaaataa
- the LOC111057126 gene encoding putative methyltransferase DDB_G0268948 yields the protein MNNDEYLTTLEQAESYNKFRPSPPPKLIARIIEFLKEKVPTETAIDVGCGSGQSTNHFAPYFKRVIGIDNCQMQIMLASNTNSHHNIQYKLGEYNRLEEPNESVQLVCACQSAHFFDMKTFYKEVERVLVPDGVLAICGYSLPIPFSHGIMLGNIVQEAFDTMSSFICNQQSHVYIHRYTNDDFQNFPFSRKELIREYFEKVEETATVQNLIGFVKSWSAYKNFQKSKGVEAAEDVIRIFQNKILLALNKADEDPADVEISIKFPFILLMGRKSYK from the exons atgaataatgatgaGTATCTGACAACACTGGAACAGGCTGAATCTTATAACAAGTTTCGGCCGTCACCTCCACCTAAATTGATTGCCAGGATTATAGAATTTCTCAAAGAGAAG GTGCCAACCGAAACAGCCATAGACGTAGGCTGTGGTTCTGGACAAAGCACAAATCATTTTGCTCCATATTTCAAACGCGTCATCGGTATTGACAACTGTCAAATGCAGATTATGTTGGCCAGCAACACAAATTCTCATCACAATATTCAATACAA ATTGGGAGAATATAACAGACTGGAAGAGCCGAATGAATCGGTGCAATTAGTGTGCGCATGTCAGTCAGCGCATTTCTTCGATATGAAGACATTTTACAAGGAAGTGGAACGAGTGTTAGTGCCTGATGGCGTATTGGCCATTTGCGGATATTCTTTACCAATACCTTTCTCACATGGAATAATGTTGGGAAATATTGTACAAGAG gcttttgacacaatgaGTTCCTTCATTTGCAATCAGCAGAGTCATGTTTACATTCACCGATACACTAATGATGACTTTCAAAACTTCCCTTTTAGCAGAAAGGAATTGATAAG GGAATATTTCGAAAAGGTTGAAGAAACGGCAACGGTGCAAAATCTAATTGGCTTTGTCAAGTCTTGGTCGGCTtacaaaaatttccaaaaaagtaAAGGTGTCGAGGCTGCTGAAGATGTCATACGCATTTTCCAAAATAA gattctgtTAGCATTGAATAAAGCAGACGAAGACCCGGCAGatgttgaaatttcaataaagtTTCCCTTCATCTTGCTCATGGGGAGAAAGTCATATAAGTAA